The genomic stretch CCCCCTTTGTAATCCTTTCTCCCCTCGTTGAAATATCCGACCACTTCCATCAGGTTGGGGAACGACTTGTCGTCGTAGTAATCGAGCACCTCGTAGATCTCGACCGGTTTGGTCTTACCTTTCACCACCACGTCGTCGATGGACCTCACCCTGTAAGTCCCTTTCAGTTTTTTATATGTGTTCTCGCTTATGATGATGCGCGCGGAGTACTGCTTGCACGCGCTCTCGAGCCTCGCCGCGAGATTCACGCCATCCCCTATCATCGTGTAGTCCACCCTCTTCGGCGAGCCGATATTTCCCGATACGACATTGTCGGTATTCAATCCTATCCCCATATCGATAGGCTTTTGTCCCTGGCTTATCCTTTTCTGGTTCCACTCCTGCATGTCGACTATCATCGAGATGGCGGCACGAACCCCCCTGTCCTCATCATCGTCGCGCGCAACCGGTATTCCAAACGCCGCCATGATGGCGTCACCGATAAATTTATCCAGCATCCCCCCCTGCCTTGAGATGGCGTCTACCATTATCGTGAAGTATTCGTTCAGCAGGGCTACAGTCCCCTGCGCCCCCAGCTCTTCGGTGATGGTGGTAAAGCCCCTAACGTCCGAAAAAAGAACAGTGGCAACGGTGCTCACGCCGCCTAGGATATCCTGCCCGCCGGCCATAAGCTGATCAGCTATTCCAGGATCCATGTATCTCGACATTGTCGACTTCATCCGCTTCTCGCTACTGATATCCTCTATCATCACCATAACGCCGAGGTATTTGTTTTCGCCGCTCATAAGCGGAAGGACCGTAATGTTCGCCGAAACAGGCTCCTCTCCGAATTTAACTTCCGCGTCCATGAAAAGCTCGGTTTCGTGCGTCTCCTTCACCTTGTTTATCTTTTCGAGCACCCATAGATTGTCACCGGAGAAAAACTCCTCCACCTGCTTTCCGATTATTTCGCCTTCGGTGACCCCGATGATCCTCAATCCGGAGGCGTTGCACGTAACTATCTTGCCGTCAGCGTTCATCGTCACCACTCCGTTCGACATACTTTCAAGCATCGACTCGTTGTAGTTCTTCATGTTCTGCACGTCGGCAAAGAGTTTGGCGTTTTCAAGTCCTATCGATATCTGCGCCGTGAACGCCTTGAGACGCGCCTCGTCCTCCCCCGTAAACGGCCCACCTTTCTTGTTCAACACCTGCGTAACGCCTATTATCTTTCCGTCCTTGTTTATTACCGGCGTACAGAGTATCGATCTCGTAAAATATCCGGT from Nitrospinota bacterium encodes the following:
- a CDS encoding GAF domain-containing protein — its product is MLDASKVLAGYDTLDGMLKALVEIASEVVEADRGTLFLNDQKTGELYSRFAQGRFMREIRIMNNAGVAGYVFTSGKSEIIHDAYQNEHFDDSIDKETGYHTKTILCAPVKTVKGEIIGVIQLLNKKKGRFTRKDLELIEAITTQTAVILQSAQIVENMELKRKQEMEFLDVVSDMTSEINLNSLLKKVMSEATRMLNADRSTLFLNDEKTNELWSQVGEGLQSVQIRLPNHLGIAGAVFTSGETVNIPYAYADLRFNPSFDKKTGYFTRSILCTPVINKDGKIIGVTQVLNKKGGPFTGEDEARLKAFTAQISIGLENAKLFADVQNMKNYNESMLESMSNGVVTMNADGKIVTCNASGLRIIGVTEGEIIGKQVEEFFSGDNLWVLEKINKVKETHETELFMDAEVKFGEEPVSANITVLPLMSGENKYLGVMVMIEDISSEKRMKSTMSRYMDPGIADQLMAGGQDILGGVSTVATVLFSDVRGFTTITEELGAQGTVALLNEYFTIMVDAISRQGGMLDKFIGDAIMAAFGIPVARDDDEDRGVRAAISMIVDMQEWNQKRISQGQKPIDMGIGLNTDNVVSGNIGSPKRVDYTMIGDGVNLAARLESACKQYSARIIISENTYKKLKGTYRVRSIDDVVVKGKTKPVEIYEVLDYYDDKSFPNLMEVVGYFNEGRKDYKGGNWEKAIEKFRKVLTLNPGDKLSETYIERCEHLKAENVADWDGVWKMTSK